From a single Rodentibacter sp. JRC1 genomic region:
- a CDS encoding ABC transporter permease subunit: MLWSALRHLLWVALLLFILTLVSFGILMRDPLNSVLITNNIYSGYLHYLNNLLQGDLGITYNGGQSLKSLIFTVLPPTLELCFTALLLAFILSIPLGILSAVNNQGVFSKSLQTLSYVGLSIPIFWLAPILLYMAAIYGWEISATGQYNLLYEIKPITGFPVIDVWFVDVPYRTKIVQSVLQHLALPTLILCILPTMEIIRIIQQRAEYILQQNYTKVAITRGWSKWKILRRYVFRNTFPLLIPHITRVFTLLITQCMLVETVLGWPGIGRWLIDAVANQDYNSISAGVIVLGICVITIDVLAKIIMFTLDPFNKKGWYAR, from the coding sequence ATGTTGTGGTCGGCATTACGTCATCTCCTTTGGGTGGCCTTGTTACTGTTTATTTTAACATTAGTCAGCTTCGGTATTTTAATGCGCGATCCGCTAAATTCGGTACTTATTACAAATAATATTTACAGTGGTTATCTTCACTATCTTAATAATTTGTTACAGGGGGATTTAGGGATTACTTACAATGGCGGTCAATCGCTAAAATCGCTTATTTTTACCGTACTTCCGCCCACTTTAGAACTTTGTTTCACCGCACTTTTACTCGCATTTATTTTAAGTATTCCTTTGGGCATTCTAAGTGCGGTCAATAATCAAGGTGTTTTTTCTAAAAGTTTACAAACCCTTTCTTATGTCGGTTTGTCAATTCCCATTTTCTGGCTTGCCCCTATTTTGCTTTATATGGCGGCCATTTACGGTTGGGAAATTTCCGCAACGGGTCAATATAATTTACTCTATGAAATTAAGCCGATTACCGGTTTTCCGGTGATCGATGTGTGGTTTGTTGATGTGCCTTATCGTACGAAAATCGTACAAAGCGTACTACAACATTTAGCTCTACCAACGCTCATTTTATGTATTCTGCCGACAATGGAAATTATCCGCATAATTCAGCAACGTGCCGAATATATCCTGCAACAAAACTACACGAAAGTTGCTATTACACGAGGTTGGTCAAAGTGGAAGATTTTGCGACGATATGTTTTCCGCAATACCTTTCCGTTGCTCATACCGCATATTACCCGTGTCTTTACTTTGCTGATCACTCAATGTATGTTGGTTGAAACCGTGTTAGGTTGGCCGGGGATAGGTCGTTGGCTCATTGACGCTGTCGCCAACCAAGATTACAACAGCATTTCTGCAGGAGTGATCGTGCTGGGGATTTGTGTTATTACTATTGACGTACTGGCGAAAATTATAATGTTTACTCTCGATCCGTTTAATAAGAAAGGTTGGTATGCAAGATAA
- a CDS encoding ABC transporter substrate-binding protein: MLRRNLLFFYFLLNLGLFIQVQAAPRVPESLTENGLIYCTNASGFSFNPQTADAGTSMNVITEQIYNKLFEIKNHSATVTPSLAQSYSISPDGKEISIYLRKGVKFHHTPWFTPTRDFNAEDVVFSLNRVLGHDTYLPTFFSQDNSAYDKNPQYHVFHEQAKKVRFPYFDSIKLNRKIKSVTVVNPYQVKIELFEPDSSILSHLASQYAIIFSQEYAYQLSADDNLVQLDTHPVGTGPYQVQDYVYNQYVRLLRNDKYWNKEAKIKHILVDLSTVRTARLIKFFNNECQIAAYPEVSQLGLLQDKDARYYLQSVEGMNLSYLAFNFNKPLMQDEQIRHAISQGINRARIVRNIYHNTATVANNIIPNISWASNINTPEFEFDYSPKQAKKFLQDKNLHLNMWVLNEEQMYNPSPLKMAELIKWDLAQAGVEVKVRSVTRTFLLEQLDKKTEDYDMILTGWLAGNLDPDGFMRPILSCDTQNEITNLSNWCNHRFNELMDNALATTVLRERAKNYNRAQELVLKELPIMPIANAKRFLVANSKVKGVQTSPFGNMNFSTLYFTKEKK, from the coding sequence ATGTTACGCCGAAACTTACTATTTTTCTATTTTCTTTTAAACTTGGGCCTGTTCATACAAGTTCAAGCAGCGCCACGCGTACCGGAAAGTTTAACGGAAAACGGTTTAATTTATTGTACCAATGCCTCGGGATTTTCTTTTAATCCGCAAACGGCTGATGCCGGTACAAGTATGAATGTGATAACGGAACAAATCTACAATAAACTGTTTGAAATTAAAAATCATAGTGCCACAGTAACACCTTCTTTAGCGCAATCTTATTCTATTTCACCCGATGGAAAAGAAATTTCCATTTATTTACGCAAAGGTGTGAAATTCCACCACACCCCTTGGTTTACACCAACTCGTGATTTTAATGCTGAAGATGTGGTATTTTCTCTCAATCGTGTACTTGGACACGATACTTACCTCCCTACTTTTTTTAGCCAAGATAATTCGGCATACGATAAAAACCCGCAATATCACGTATTTCACGAACAGGCTAAAAAAGTACGCTTTCCTTATTTTGATAGCATTAAGTTAAATCGGAAAATTAAGTCCGTAACAGTGGTCAATCCTTACCAAGTCAAAATCGAATTGTTTGAGCCGGATTCATCAATTTTATCTCATCTTGCCAGTCAATATGCCATTATTTTCTCGCAAGAATATGCTTATCAATTAAGTGCGGACGATAATTTGGTTCAGTTAGACACCCACCCTGTCGGCACAGGCCCTTATCAAGTACAAGATTATGTGTATAACCAGTACGTGCGATTATTACGCAATGATAAATATTGGAACAAAGAAGCAAAAATCAAACATATTTTAGTCGATCTTTCTACTGTTCGTACGGCTCGGCTTATTAAATTTTTTAATAATGAATGCCAAATCGCCGCCTATCCGGAAGTGAGTCAGCTAGGGCTTTTACAGGATAAAGACGCTCGCTATTATCTGCAATCGGTCGAAGGGATGAATCTGTCTTACCTTGCTTTTAATTTTAATAAACCTTTGATGCAAGATGAACAAATTCGCCACGCAATCTCTCAAGGCATTAACCGAGCACGTATTGTTCGGAATATTTACCATAATACGGCAACCGTAGCGAATAACATTATTCCTAATATTTCTTGGGCATCGAATATCAATACGCCGGAATTTGAGTTTGATTATTCTCCGAAACAGGCGAAAAAATTTCTGCAAGATAAAAATTTACATCTAAATATGTGGGTGCTGAACGAAGAACAAATGTATAATCCCTCTCCGCTCAAAATGGCGGAATTAATAAAGTGGGATTTGGCACAAGCCGGAGTGGAAGTGAAAGTGCGGTCGGTTACACGTACCTTTTTGTTGGAACAACTTGATAAGAAAACGGAAGATTACGATATGATTTTAACCGGTTGGCTTGCCGGAAATTTAGATCCTGATGGTTTTATGCGTCCGATTTTAAGCTGTGATACCCAAAATGAAATCACAAATTTATCCAACTGGTGCAATCACCGATTTAACGAACTTATGGATAATGCCCTCGCCACGACCGTTTTGCGTGAACGGGCAAAAAATTACAATAGGGCACAAGAGCTTGTGTTAAAAGAATTACCGATTATGCCTATTGCCAATGCAAAACGCTTTTTAGTTGCCAATAGCAAAGTAAAAGGCGTGCAAACCAGCCCTTTCGGCAATATGAATTTTTCGACTCTCTATTTTACTAAGGAGAAAAAATAA
- a CDS encoding YcjX family protein translates to MFNSIQKEINQIINRGFDRTLRLAVTGLSRSGKTAFITGLINQLLSINQTTKNHLPLFEAVRNGAIIAVKRVPQQDLSVPRFDYEENLNALSQQPPQWCESTRGVSETRLAIRFQRQSGLFRHLKERGTLYLDIFDYPGEWLLDLPLLHLDFQQWSTEQAQITQGIRGELAEPWLDEMKKLDLSAVANEEVLAKIAKRYTDYLQQCKMQGMQFIQPGRFVLPGELEGAPALQFFPLLHLTQEQWKRLKKEAKSNSYFAVLNKRYDYYRNKIVKGFYEHYFSTFDRQVILADCLTPLNHGRQAFLDMQAGLNQLFKNFHYGSRNFLYRLFSPRIDKLMFIATKADHITSDQMPNLISLMRQLVQEGGRHAEFKGIDIEYTAVAAIRATKQVVVNKDGKQIKAIQGVRSKDKRPVTLYPGTVPSKLPGQEFWQKQPHFEGNGENSHNTPFDFDYFEPPHLEAGEAIPHLRMDAVLQFLLGDRFE, encoded by the coding sequence ATGTTTAATTCCATTCAAAAAGAAATCAATCAAATAATCAACCGAGGATTTGACCGCACTTTGCGCCTTGCTGTTACCGGTTTAAGTCGTAGCGGTAAAACCGCTTTTATTACCGGTTTAATCAATCAACTTCTATCAATTAATCAAACCACAAAAAATCACTTGCCATTATTTGAAGCGGTTCGAAACGGGGCGATTATTGCGGTAAAACGTGTTCCACAGCAAGACTTGAGTGTACCGCGTTTTGATTATGAAGAAAATTTAAACGCGCTTTCTCAACAACCTCCGCAATGGTGTGAATCAACCCGTGGCGTGAGTGAAACGCGTTTAGCCATTCGTTTTCAACGCCAATCGGGTTTGTTTCGTCATCTAAAAGAACGGGGTACGCTTTATTTGGATATTTTTGATTACCCGGGGGAATGGTTGTTGGATTTGCCTTTACTGCATTTGGATTTTCAACAATGGTCAACCGAACAGGCTCAAATTACTCAGGGCATTCGTGGTGAATTGGCAGAGCCTTGGCTTGATGAGATGAAAAAATTGGATTTAAGTGCAGTTGCTAATGAAGAAGTTTTGGCAAAAATAGCAAAACGCTACACGGATTATCTTCAACAATGCAAAATGCAAGGAATGCAATTTATTCAACCGGGACGATTTGTGTTACCGGGAGAATTGGAAGGTGCGCCCGCATTACAGTTTTTCCCTTTATTGCATTTAACGCAAGAGCAATGGAAAAGGCTCAAAAAAGAAGCTAAATCAAACAGTTATTTTGCAGTGTTGAACAAAAGATACGATTACTATCGCAATAAAATCGTAAAAGGTTTTTATGAGCATTATTTCTCTACCTTTGATCGCCAAGTGATTTTGGCAGATTGTTTAACGCCGCTAAATCATGGCCGACAAGCCTTTTTGGATATGCAAGCCGGATTGAATCAGTTATTTAAAAACTTTCATTATGGTAGCCGAAATTTTCTATACCGTTTATTTTCCCCACGTATTGATAAATTGATGTTTATTGCAACAAAGGCGGATCATATCACCAGCGATCAAATGCCGAATTTAATTAGCCTTATGCGCCAATTAGTGCAAGAGGGGGGGCGTCATGCTGAATTTAAAGGTATTGATATTGAATATACTGCAGTTGCCGCAATTCGTGCGACAAAACAAGTGGTAGTAAATAAAGATGGCAAACAGATTAAAGCGATTCAAGGTGTACGCTCTAAAGATAAGCGACCGGTTACTCTCTATCCGGGCACAGTACCAAGCAAATTACCCGGTCAAGAATTTTGGCAAAAACAACCGCACTTTGAAGGGAATGGGGAGAATTCCCACAACACGCCGTTCGATTTTGATTATTTTGAACCGCCACACCTTGAAGCGGGAGAGGCAATCCCCCATTTGCGAATGGATGCCGTGCTGCAATTCTTGTTGGGGGATCGTTTTGAATAA
- a CDS encoding DUF535 family protein, producing the protein MIKPTKISFPTYVQMYPYSKDRPFAKQLREKLRYYAYTFIHKKQCRQLIAFLNEKTQWQPLFTQDYYRFNPLLTTYCDKRFSAAQRFDAITQNLNIAEEKLGLTLCSRLLSEQSILLSQLSDDLSLNLSLNFIDPFEGYFAVNIRNKNNERIYDASFTFLSPNKLLIASIQGPRHGNTQGLVKQATKDLHGVRPMFMLMNVFRELAKNLQCDLLGIPHKFQGKYRLSARSKILFNYDEFWQENQAVYQEPYWLLPLEVERKPLEEIASKKRSMYRKRYEMLDQLALDIKKHLS; encoded by the coding sequence ATGATTAAGCCAACTAAAATTTCATTTCCAACTTATGTGCAAATGTATCCTTATTCAAAGGATCGTCCGTTCGCAAAACAGCTACGGGAAAAACTTCGCTACTATGCCTACACGTTTATTCACAAAAAACAATGCCGACAACTTATCGCATTTTTAAATGAAAAGACGCAGTGGCAGCCACTCTTCACGCAAGATTATTATCGTTTTAACCCGCTTTTAACCACTTATTGCGATAAACGTTTTTCAGCCGCTCAACGATTCGATGCGATTACGCAAAATTTAAATATTGCGGAAGAAAAATTGGGCTTAACACTTTGTTCCCGTTTACTTAGTGAGCAATCCATTTTATTAAGTCAATTAAGCGATGATCTTTCACTTAATTTAAGTTTAAATTTTATTGATCCTTTTGAAGGCTATTTTGCCGTCAATATTCGCAATAAAAATAATGAACGTATTTATGACGCTTCGTTTACTTTTTTATCGCCGAACAAATTGTTAATTGCGTCTATTCAAGGCCCTCGCCACGGTAACACGCAGGGATTGGTCAAACAAGCAACGAAAGATCTACACGGCGTTCGCCCAATGTTTATGCTGATGAACGTATTCCGTGAATTAGCCAAAAACCTACAATGCGATCTGTTGGGTATTCCGCACAAATTTCAAGGTAAATATCGCCTTTCTGCACGCAGTAAAATTTTATTCAATTACGACGAATTTTGGCAAGAAAATCAAGCGGTTTATCAAGAGCCTTATTGGCTGTTACCGCTTGAGGTTGAACGCAAACCGTTAGAGGAAATCGCCAGTAAAAAACGTTCGATGTATCGCAAACGTTATGAGATGTTGGATCAATTAGCACTTGATATTAAAAAACATCTCAGCTAG
- a CDS encoding TIGR01620 family protein yields MEKQIFNQYDESEAETFQPKQEFIDVETIPDEPLEGELLDERFEQAMKPKSKTWKTTLKLTALLFGAATVAQSLQWIWGSYQNQQWIYLAFSLVSLIVILFGIKEILLEWHRLSRLKKREQLQQESRLFWKQSAVKNHDVFEYRDGEQSKKLCLEMAKSLHLDEQSPILVQWQNQLNETYSAQEVAQLFSHHVLKPFDAKAKKLIGKMAAESAVVVAISPLSLVDMFFVAWRNIRLINKIAEIYGIELGYFTRIRLLRMVLVNIAFAGVTEIVQDMSMDWLSQDITAKFSVRIAQGIGVGLLTARLGVKAMEFCRPLAFQPSEKPKLSHIQKELLTTIKDVVLNKKMKEKELV; encoded by the coding sequence ATGGAAAAGCAAATTTTCAACCAATATGATGAATCCGAGGCGGAAACTTTTCAGCCAAAACAGGAATTTATCGACGTAGAAACCATACCTGATGAACCTTTGGAAGGGGAATTACTTGATGAACGCTTTGAACAGGCGATGAAACCTAAATCAAAGACTTGGAAAACAACGTTAAAATTGACCGCACTTTTATTCGGTGCGGCAACCGTGGCGCAGTCGCTTCAATGGATTTGGGGTAGCTATCAAAATCAACAATGGATTTATTTGGCATTTTCCCTTGTAAGTCTGATCGTTATCCTGTTCGGTATAAAAGAAATCTTGCTTGAATGGCATCGTTTGAGCCGCTTGAAAAAACGCGAACAACTACAACAAGAAAGCCGTTTATTTTGGAAGCAAAGTGCGGTCAAAAATCATGATGTTTTTGAATATCGAGACGGCGAACAAAGTAAAAAACTTTGTTTGGAGATGGCGAAAAGTCTGCATTTAGACGAACAATCACCGATTCTTGTTCAATGGCAAAATCAACTAAATGAAACCTATTCGGCACAAGAAGTCGCACAGCTTTTTAGCCATCACGTGTTAAAACCTTTTGATGCCAAGGCGAAAAAATTAATTGGCAAAATGGCAGCGGAATCAGCTGTCGTGGTAGCGATAAGCCCTCTTTCTTTAGTGGATATGTTTTTTGTGGCGTGGCGAAATATTCGCTTAATTAATAAAATTGCGGAAATTTACGGCATCGAATTGGGCTATTTTACACGTATTCGTTTATTGCGAATGGTGCTAGTGAATATTGCTTTCGCCGGTGTAACGGAAATCGTGCAGGATATGAGTATGGATTGGCTTTCACAAGATATTACCGCAAAATTTTCCGTACGGATTGCACAGGGCATAGGTGTAGGGTTACTCACAGCCCGTTTGGGAGTAAAAGCGATGGAATTTTGCCGCCCGCTTGCATTTCAACCTTCTGAAAAACCAAAACTTTCACATATCCAAAAAGAACTTTTGACGACTATTAAAGATGTGGTGCTGAATAAAAAAATGAAAGAGAAGGAGTTGGTGTAA
- a CDS encoding TonB-dependent siderophore receptor — protein sequence MKKTFVYSALASAVIFAVNSAQAETQNMEELDEINVVGSVAKAGKVDYMTPRSIAVINDETLKNWELNQLDASLRYETGTLAQVYGADLDTNDWVKVRGMDSRLTIDGSAVYNTGYSHWSPNMYGVEAVEVVKGADSLTYGSAQSGGLINLITKRPTAEPKGEVNFKLGNRHERGLSADISDKAAENVRYRLVADYHKKQGELRGTWLESYYFAPSLTWDISNRTSLTLLASVQKDVGVPTTGFFPMQGTLQTNLGKIDRRTNLGDPTTDTLNRKQYSLGYEFTHKFDDSLTFSQNYKFNMQDVKQQSAFSNGVTVFPIIGQGAVFNDVITRSHSIDNRLTKNWKYDNYENSLTFGVDYQYLTAKGAYNSYYMPYSVPATFTPLYTLNSLSPIYNGIQVPNNARPDYDVTQRQLGFYLQDQVKIGNWHLSGGVRNDRAKGEEGSQSYKINHTSYSGGVMYVAENGLAPYFSYSESFVPETAQYKPTEGRQYEAGIKYLPSFIDGTFSLAYFDLKQDNAFTPSATGNAFQTKELKSKGIEIAANFKVAEKTAIVLGYTFNRVKDIRETGDVIRPALIPRHTASAQVTHQFLDNFIAGAAIRYIGTSSNGTSDNIKAPAKTLADIMLKYRINTNWELQANVSNLTDEKYVASCFYSTCYYGEGRRFSANLSYKW from the coding sequence ATGAAAAAAACCTTTGTATATAGTGCGCTGGCAAGTGCGGTCATTTTTGCCGTTAATTCTGCCCAAGCGGAAACTCAGAACATGGAAGAACTGGATGAAATCAACGTAGTCGGCTCTGTTGCCAAAGCCGGTAAAGTGGATTATATGACACCACGTTCTATTGCGGTGATCAATGATGAAACCCTAAAAAACTGGGAATTAAATCAACTTGATGCAAGCCTTCGCTATGAAACAGGTACGCTGGCACAGGTTTACGGTGCGGATTTGGATACCAATGACTGGGTAAAAGTACGCGGAATGGATTCCCGTTTAACCATTGACGGCTCCGCCGTTTATAATACGGGCTACAGCCATTGGTCGCCGAATATGTATGGCGTAGAAGCGGTAGAAGTGGTAAAAGGTGCCGATTCATTGACTTACGGTTCTGCACAAAGCGGTGGTTTAATCAATTTAATCACCAAACGTCCGACTGCCGAACCTAAAGGAGAAGTGAATTTCAAGCTGGGTAATCGACACGAACGCGGCCTCAGTGCGGATATTAGCGACAAAGCGGCAGAAAACGTACGTTATCGCCTTGTCGCCGATTACCACAAAAAACAAGGGGAATTACGTGGTACTTGGCTGGAAAGCTATTATTTCGCACCAAGTTTAACTTGGGATATTTCTAACCGCACTTCCCTCACCCTGTTGGCAAGCGTGCAAAAAGATGTGGGCGTACCAACCACAGGTTTCTTCCCAATGCAGGGAACACTTCAAACCAACTTGGGGAAAATTGACCGCCGAACAAACTTAGGCGATCCGACAACAGACACATTAAACCGTAAACAATATTCACTCGGCTATGAATTTACCCACAAATTTGATGACAGTTTAACTTTTTCACAAAACTACAAATTCAATATGCAAGATGTGAAACAGCAATCCGCTTTCTCAAACGGCGTAACGGTTTTCCCAATCATCGGGCAAGGTGCGGTATTTAATGATGTCATAACCAGAAGCCATTCTATTGATAACCGCCTTACTAAGAATTGGAAATATGATAATTATGAAAACAGTTTAACCTTCGGGGTTGATTATCAATATTTAACGGCAAAAGGGGCATACAACAGTTATTATATGCCGTACTCCGTACCGGCAACTTTTACGCCGCTTTATACGCTTAATAGCTTATCGCCTATTTATAATGGCATTCAAGTACCGAATAACGCCCGACCTGATTATGATGTAACTCAACGTCAATTAGGTTTCTATTTGCAAGATCAAGTCAAAATCGGTAACTGGCATTTATCCGGCGGCGTGCGTAATGACCGAGCCAAAGGTGAAGAAGGATCGCAAAGTTATAAAATTAATCATACCTCTTATTCCGGCGGTGTAATGTATGTCGCAGAAAATGGGCTTGCGCCTTATTTCAGCTATTCGGAATCTTTCGTGCCGGAAACCGCACAATATAAACCGACAGAAGGCAGACAATATGAAGCCGGTATCAAATATTTACCAAGTTTTATTGATGGAACGTTCTCCCTTGCTTATTTTGATTTAAAACAAGATAACGCCTTCACTCCAAGTGCTACAGGCAATGCTTTCCAAACAAAAGAATTGAAAAGTAAAGGTATTGAAATTGCCGCCAATTTTAAAGTGGCGGAAAAAACCGCAATCGTATTAGGCTATACCTTTAATCGAGTGAAAGATATTCGAGAAACCGGTGATGTTATCCGCCCTGCATTGATTCCTCGTCATACTGCTTCGGCTCAAGTAACCCATCAATTCCTTGATAATTTCATTGCAGGCGCAGCAATCCGTTACATCGGTACCTCATCAAACGGCACTTCGGATAATATTAAAGCCCCTGCAAAAACCTTGGCGGATATTATGTTGAAATACCGCATCAACACCAATTGGGAATTGCAAGCGAACGTATCCAACCTAACGGATGAAAAATATGTTGCAAGCTGTTTTTACAGCACCTGCTACTACGGAGAAGGACGCCGCTTCAGCGCAAATTTAAGCTATAAGTGGTAA